One segment of Natranaeroarchaeum aerophilus DNA contains the following:
- the tuf gene encoding translation elongation factor EF-1 subunit alpha has translation MSDQHQNLAIIGHVDHGKSTLVGRLLYETGSVPEHVIEQHKEEAEEKGKGGFEFAYVMDNLAEERERGVTIDIAHQEFSTDAYDFTIVDCPGHRDFVKNMITGASQADNAVLVVAADDGVAPQTQEHVFLARTLGIDELIVGINKMDLVDYKESSYKEVVSEVTDLLKQVQFNTDDAEFIPISAFEGDNIAEESENTDWYDGEILLEALNNLPAPEPPTDAPLRLPIQDVYTISGIGTVPVGRIETGVMNIGDNVSFQPSDVGGEVKTIEMHHEEVPKAEPGDNVGFNVRGIGKDDIRRGDVCGPADDPPSVAETFQAQVVVMQHPSVITAGYTPVFHAHTAQVACTIESIDKKMDPSSGEVAEENPDFIQSGDAAVVTIRPQKPLSIEPSSEIPELGSFAIRDMGQTIAAGKVLSVDEK, from the coding sequence ATGAGCGACCAACACCAGAACCTGGCCATTATCGGCCACGTTGACCACGGGAAGAGCACGCTCGTGGGACGCCTCCTGTACGAGACAGGCAGCGTACCAGAGCACGTCATCGAACAGCACAAAGAAGAAGCAGAAGAGAAAGGCAAGGGTGGCTTCGAGTTCGCCTACGTCATGGACAACCTCGCCGAGGAGCGAGAGCGTGGTGTCACCATCGACATCGCCCACCAGGAGTTCAGCACGGACGCCTACGACTTCACCATCGTCGACTGTCCCGGCCACCGTGACTTCGTGAAGAACATGATCACGGGCGCGAGTCAGGCCGACAACGCGGTTCTCGTCGTCGCGGCAGACGACGGTGTCGCACCCCAGACCCAGGAGCACGTCTTCCTGGCCCGTACGCTTGGTATCGACGAGCTGATCGTCGGCATCAACAAGATGGACCTCGTCGATTACAAGGAGTCCTCCTACAAGGAGGTCGTCTCCGAGGTCACCGACCTGCTCAAGCAGGTCCAGTTCAACACCGACGACGCGGAGTTCATCCCGATCTCCGCCTTCGAGGGCGACAACATCGCCGAGGAGTCCGAGAACACCGACTGGTACGACGGCGAGATCCTGCTGGAAGCGCTCAACAACCTTCCGGCTCCGGAACCGCCGACGGACGCGCCGCTCCGACTCCCGATCCAGGACGTCTACACCATCTCCGGTATCGGTACTGTCCCCGTTGGACGTATCGAGACCGGTGTCATGAACATCGGGGACAACGTCTCCTTCCAGCCCAGCGACGTGGGCGGCGAAGTGAAGACGATCGAGATGCACCACGAAGAGGTGCCCAAGGCAGAACCCGGTGACAACGTCGGATTCAACGTCCGCGGCATCGGCAAGGACGACATCCGCCGTGGCGACGTCTGTGGCCCCGCCGACGACCCGCCAAGCGTCGCCGAGACGTTCCAGGCTCAGGTCGTCGTCATGCAGCACCCCAGCGTGATCACCGCGGGCTACACCCCGGTCTTCCACGCCCACACCGCTCAGGTCGCGTGTACCATCGAGTCCATCGACAAGAAGATGGACCCGTCCTCGGGCGAAGTCGCCGAGGAGAACCCGGACTTCATCCAGTCCGGCGACGCCGCGGTCGTCACGATCCGACCGCAAAAACCGCTCTCGATCGAACCCAGCAGCGAGATTCCCGAACTCGGCTCCTTCGCGATCCGAGACATGGGTCAGACTATCGCCGCTGGCAAGGTCCTGAGCGTCGACGAGAAATAA
- a CDS encoding rhomboid family intramembrane serine protease, with product MDGSADARSPTLEILLVIAVVFVLQQLVALVSQPLAFVLFTLQAPVLADPWALVTSVYAHSGLDHLLANAIALAVVGFLLERHTTRARFHAFFLTTGVAAGVFQIGIASLFGVDAALLGASGAVFALIGYVVTGNRLSGRLFDRIDLSGRAMLVLFVLLAVVVTLVTAAPGVALAAHFFGFLLGLVAGQLNLLRPPRNASLK from the coding sequence ATGGATGGGTCCGCTGACGCTCGTAGCCCAACGCTGGAGATCCTGCTCGTTATCGCGGTAGTGTTCGTACTCCAGCAGCTGGTCGCGCTCGTCAGCCAGCCGCTTGCATTCGTGCTCTTTACGCTCCAGGCCCCAGTACTGGCCGACCCCTGGGCGCTCGTCACGAGCGTCTACGCCCACAGCGGGCTCGACCACCTCCTCGCGAACGCAATCGCGCTAGCCGTCGTTGGGTTCCTGCTCGAACGCCACACCACGAGGGCACGTTTTCACGCGTTCTTCCTCACGACCGGCGTTGCCGCCGGGGTCTTTCAGATCGGTATTGCATCCCTTTTCGGGGTCGACGCCGCACTGCTCGGTGCCAGCGGAGCCGTCTTCGCGCTGATCGGCTACGTCGTCACCGGCAACCGACTCTCCGGTCGGCTGTTCGACCGGATCGATCTCTCCGGTCGCGCGATGCTCGTGCTCTTTGTCCTCCTTGCCGTGGTCGTGACGCTCGTCACCGCCGCTCCCGGCGTCGCTCTGGCTGCCCACTTTTTCGGCTTCCTGCTCGGGCTCGTCGCCGGACAGCTGAACCTGCTTCGACCGCCCCGAAACGCAAGCCTGAAATAG
- a CDS encoding elongation factor EF-2 translates to MGRRKKIVEECERLMDEPENIRNIAIAAHVDHGKTTLTDNLLAGAGMISQDTAGEQLAMDTEEDEQERGITIDAANVSMTHEYEDTNHLINLIDTPGHVDFGGDVTRAMRAVDGALVVVDAVEGAMPQTETVLRQALREGVKPTLFINKVDRLISELQEGPEEMQQRLMAVIRDVNELIEGMTEEMDDIDDWTVSVEEGTVGFGSALYKWGVSMPSMQRTGMDFGDIIDLERADKRQELHERTPLSDVVLDMVCEHFPNPVDAQPRRIPRVWRGDAESELAGDMRLVNEEGEVVLMVTDIGVDPHAGEIAAGRVFSGTLEKGQDLYVSGTAGTNRVQSVGIYMGGEREEVDRVPAGNIAAVTGLADAIAGSTVSSVEMTPFESIEHISEPVITKAVEAKNMDDLPKLIETLRQVSKEDPTIQIEINEDTGEHLISGQGELHLEVIGQRIERNQGIPINTGEPIVVFREMPQSESREVEGISPNRHNRFYISVHPLDKDIVDVIKKGEASMDMPEQERREAFQEAGMDKDTSQNIETIHGTNVLIDDTKGIQHLNETMELFIEGLEDALNDGPLAAEPVQGSLIRLHDARLHEDTIHRGPAQVIPAVRNAVHNALIDADIKLLEPIQDVRIDVPNDYMGSASGEIQGRRGRVDDMYQEGDLMVVEGVAPVEEMIGFASDIRSATEGRASWNTENAGFQVMADNLQREQIMEIRERKGMKLELPQAVDYL, encoded by the coding sequence ATGGGTAGACGAAAGAAGATCGTCGAGGAGTGCGAGCGACTGATGGACGAGCCGGAGAACATCCGGAACATCGCCATCGCCGCACACGTCGACCACGGCAAGACGACACTGACGGACAACCTGCTGGCCGGTGCCGGGATGATCTCCCAGGACACCGCAGGCGAGCAGCTCGCGATGGACACGGAAGAGGACGAACAGGAACGTGGGATCACCATCGACGCGGCAAACGTGTCGATGACCCACGAGTACGAGGACACCAACCACCTCATCAACCTGATCGACACGCCGGGCCACGTCGACTTCGGTGGCGACGTGACCCGAGCGATGCGCGCCGTCGACGGTGCGCTCGTTGTCGTCGACGCCGTCGAAGGGGCGATGCCCCAGACCGAGACGGTGCTCCGGCAGGCCCTTCGAGAGGGTGTCAAGCCGACGCTGTTCATCAACAAGGTCGACCGCCTCATCTCCGAACTGCAGGAAGGTCCCGAGGAGATGCAACAGCGTCTCATGGCGGTCATCCGCGACGTCAACGAGCTGATCGAGGGGATGACCGAGGAGATGGACGACATCGACGACTGGACGGTCTCCGTCGAGGAGGGTACCGTCGGCTTCGGATCCGCCCTGTACAAGTGGGGCGTCTCGATGCCGTCGATGCAGCGCACCGGCATGGACTTCGGCGACATTATCGACCTCGAACGCGCCGACAAGCGCCAGGAGCTCCACGAGCGTACGCCGCTCTCGGACGTCGTGCTCGACATGGTCTGTGAGCACTTCCCGAACCCCGTCGACGCGCAGCCCCGCCGTATTCCGCGGGTCTGGCGTGGCGACGCCGAGTCCGAGCTCGCGGGCGACATGCGCCTGGTCAACGAGGAAGGCGAAGTCGTCCTGATGGTCACCGACATCGGTGTCGACCCGCACGCAGGCGAGATCGCCGCCGGTCGTGTCTTCTCCGGAACGCTGGAGAAGGGCCAGGACCTCTACGTCTCCGGGACCGCCGGGACGAACCGCGTCCAGAGCGTCGGTATCTACATGGGTGGCGAACGCGAGGAAGTGGACCGTGTTCCCGCAGGGAACATCGCGGCAGTCACCGGCCTGGCCGACGCCATCGCCGGTTCGACCGTTTCCTCCGTCGAGATGACGCCGTTCGAGTCGATCGAGCACATCTCCGAGCCCGTCATCACGAAAGCCGTCGAGGCCAAGAACATGGACGACCTGCCGAAGCTCATCGAGACGCTTCGACAGGTCTCCAAAGAGGACCCGACGATCCAGATCGAGATCAACGAGGACACCGGCGAGCACCTGATCTCCGGACAGGGTGAGCTTCACCTCGAAGTCATCGGTCAGCGGATCGAGCGCAACCAGGGCATCCCGATCAACACCGGTGAACCGATCGTCGTCTTCCGCGAGATGCCCCAGAGCGAGAGCCGCGAGGTCGAGGGGATCTCGCCAAACCGCCACAACCGTTTCTACATCTCCGTTCACCCGCTCGACAAGGATATCGTCGATGTGATCAAGAAAGGCGAGGCCTCGATGGACATGCCCGAGCAGGAGCGACGTGAAGCGTTCCAAGAAGCGGGTATGGACAAGGATACCAGCCAGAACATCGAGACCATCCACGGCACGAACGTGCTGATCGACGACACGAAAGGTATCCAGCACCTGAACGAGACGATGGAGCTGTTCATCGAGGGCCTCGAAGACGCGCTGAACGACGGTCCGCTGGCCGCCGAGCCGGTCCAGGGATCGCTCATCCGCCTCCACGACGCGCGTCTCCACGAGGACACCATCCACCGCGGTCCGGCACAGGTCATCCCCGCAGTGCGCAACGCCGTCCATAACGCGCTGATCGACGCCGACATCAAGCTGCTCGAACCCATCCAGGACGTCCGAATCGACGTTCCGAACGACTACATGGGCTCGGCATCCGGCGAGATCCAGGGCCGTCGTGGCCGCGTCGACGACATGTACCAGGAAGGCGATCTGATGGTCGTCGAAGGCGTCGCGCCGGTCGAAGAGATGATCGGATTCGCCAGCGACATCCGCTCGGCGACCGAGGGTCGTGCCTCCTGGAACACCGAGAACGCCGGCTTCCAGGTCATGGCCGACAACCTCCAGCGCGAGCAGATCATGGAGATCCGCGAACGCAAGGGAATGAAGCTCGAACTGCCACAGGCCGTCGACTACCTCTAA
- a CDS encoding amino acid-binding protein → MSDDAADEDAETDGGQSVQAYTVRLELVDEPGELLNALQPISDHGANLLSIFHERGNVTPRGHIPVEVDIECPPDRFETIVEALRDAGINVIQAGAERYSEELTVILVGHLIDTDLSDSLRKFQTTSRAEVVDVSLSAPEGTEGVSSARLRLATEADRADEVLATVRDIAEEKDIHVIEPQIAGGSA, encoded by the coding sequence ATGAGTGACGACGCCGCAGACGAGGACGCCGAGACGGACGGCGGCCAGTCCGTGCAGGCGTACACCGTCCGTCTCGAACTCGTCGACGAGCCGGGGGAACTGCTGAACGCGCTCCAGCCGATCTCCGATCACGGCGCAAATCTCCTTTCGATCTTCCACGAGCGGGGCAACGTCACGCCGCGCGGGCATATCCCCGTGGAAGTCGATATAGAGTGCCCACCCGACCGGTTCGAGACCATCGTCGAAGCGCTTCGCGATGCGGGCATCAACGTCATTCAGGCCGGTGCGGAACGGTACAGCGAGGAGCTGACCGTGATCCTCGTCGGGCACCTGATCGACACCGATCTCTCCGATAGCCTGCGGAAGTTCCAGACGACCTCACGGGCGGAAGTCGTCGACGTCTCGCTGTCAGCCCCCGAGGGAACGGAAGGAGTCTCCAGCGCACGGCTTCGGCTCGCAACGGAGGCGGATCGCGCCGACGAGGTGCTGGCAACAGTTCGGGATATCGCCGAGGAGAAGGATATCCACGTCATCGAGCCCCAGATCGCGGGTGGTTCGGCATGA
- a CDS encoding YgaP family membrane protein, translating to MNMNVGSMDRQVRTGVGAITGLLSIAILGGVLALPETLAAVLGIVAIVMLGTAATGTCGLYSVLGVDTCSLDSDAAK from the coding sequence ATGAACATGAACGTTGGCTCGATGGATCGGCAGGTCAGAACGGGCGTCGGTGCGATCACTGGACTTCTCTCAATCGCGATCCTCGGTGGCGTCCTCGCCCTTCCGGAAACGCTCGCAGCGGTACTCGGCATCGTCGCGATTGTAATGCTCGGAACGGCGGCAACGGGAACCTGCGGGCTCTATTCGGTGCTCGGCGTCGACACGTGCTCGCTGGACTCGGACGCCGCGAAGTAG
- a CDS encoding dipeptide epimerase, with the protein MSLSTSVERVELPFEFPFTIARGTTTSAENVVVRIEDDDGRVGIGGAAPSPHYGETVDTVEAVLPELLAIVEDIGDPHQLARIERRMRETVRQNPAARASVSIALHDLVARRLDVPLYRYWGLDPTESVRTSYSIGIDDTETMREKVETATDRGFEVLKIKVGTGRDEEIVRTIREAAPDATIRVDANEAWPPKEAVRTIDRIADYDIEFVEQPVPAENPEGLRYVYEHSPIPIAADESLETVVDVPQIADRCDIAVLKLMKCGGLREARRIIETAHAHGLEVMCGCMYESNASIAAAAQLAPLLDYADLDGSLLLDDDPYEGVPMPAGRIGLQPLERNGSGVLEPQTRRG; encoded by the coding sequence ATGAGCCTGAGCACATCCGTCGAGCGCGTCGAACTGCCCTTCGAGTTCCCGTTTACCATCGCGCGGGGGACGACGACCAGCGCGGAGAACGTGGTCGTTCGGATCGAGGACGATGATGGACGGGTTGGGATTGGCGGGGCAGCACCGTCGCCCCATTACGGCGAGACTGTCGATACGGTCGAAGCCGTCCTGCCCGAGCTGCTAGCGATCGTCGAGGACATCGGCGACCCACACCAGCTCGCCCGGATCGAACGCCGGATGCGGGAAACGGTCCGGCAAAACCCTGCCGCACGGGCCAGCGTGAGCATCGCCCTCCACGACCTCGTCGCCAGGCGTCTCGACGTGCCGCTGTACCGCTACTGGGGGCTCGATCCGACCGAGAGCGTCCGGACGTCCTACTCGATCGGTATCGACGACACCGAGACAATGCGCGAGAAAGTCGAGACCGCAACCGATCGGGGTTTCGAGGTGTTAAAAATCAAAGTCGGCACTGGCCGGGACGAAGAAATCGTCCGCACGATTCGAGAGGCTGCACCCGACGCGACGATTCGCGTCGATGCCAACGAAGCGTGGCCCCCGAAGGAGGCGGTGCGGACGATCGACCGGATTGCCGACTACGACATCGAGTTCGTCGAACAGCCGGTGCCTGCCGAGAATCCAGAGGGGCTGCGCTACGTCTACGAGCACTCCCCGATCCCCATTGCGGCCGACGAGTCCCTCGAAACCGTCGTGGATGTCCCGCAGATCGCCGACCGCTGTGACATCGCTGTACTGAAGCTGATGAAATGCGGTGGGCTCCGTGAAGCGCGGCGGATAATCGAGACAGCCCACGCGCACGGGCTAGAGGTCATGTGTGGCTGTATGTACGAGTCGAACGCCTCGATCGCTGCCGCGGCACAGCTCGCGCCCCTGCTCGATTACGCCGATCTGGATGGCTCCCTGTTACTCGACGACGACCCGTACGAGGGGGTTCCGATGCCGGCCGGTCGAATCGGATTGCAGCCACTCGAACGGAACGGGAGCGGTGTGCTGGAGCCACAGACGCGACGGGGATGA
- a CDS encoding homoserine dehydrogenase: MKLAVLGAGAVGRSVVELAGQYGHDVIALADSSSGVVDAEGIEVEGVLERKDQEGTVGDGTPEDVLAAEYDVLVEATPTTLGDAQPGFSHVETALSRDRHVVLANKGPVAERYAELMALADESAGDVLFEATVGGAIPILSTIDDFGPDQITAARGVLNGTANFILSRMAADGLDYEHVLAEAQDLGVAEADPTFDVDGTDAALKFVIISNVLSQGEREYTLEDATVEGIQNIPGNALDLAAEDNRTIRLIGEATPDGVQVAPKLVPQNGVLAVTGTRNIIQFETENAGELNVSGRGAGGPETATAVLADVGRLPPLE, translated from the coding sequence ATGAAACTCGCCGTGCTGGGTGCCGGTGCTGTCGGGCGCTCGGTCGTCGAACTCGCCGGGCAGTACGGTCACGACGTGATCGCGCTGGCCGACTCCAGCAGCGGCGTCGTCGACGCCGAGGGCATCGAGGTTGAGGGCGTTCTCGAACGGAAAGATCAGGAGGGAACGGTTGGCGATGGGACCCCCGAGGACGTCCTCGCCGCCGAGTACGACGTACTGGTCGAGGCGACCCCCACGACGCTGGGCGACGCCCAGCCCGGATTCAGTCACGTCGAGACGGCGCTCTCCCGGGACCGTCACGTCGTGCTGGCGAACAAGGGGCCTGTCGCCGAACGCTACGCCGAGCTAATGGCGCTAGCCGACGAGAGCGCGGGCGACGTGCTTTTCGAGGCGACCGTCGGTGGCGCTATCCCCATCCTCTCGACGATCGACGACTTCGGGCCGGACCAGATCACCGCCGCTCGCGGCGTCCTGAATGGCACGGCGAACTTCATTCTCTCGCGGATGGCCGCCGACGGGCTCGACTACGAGCACGTCCTCGCCGAAGCGCAAGATCTGGGTGTCGCAGAAGCGGACCCGACCTTCGACGTCGACGGAACCGACGCCGCCCTGAAGTTCGTCATCATATCGAACGTACTCTCACAGGGAGAACGCGAGTATACGCTCGAGGACGCGACCGTCGAGGGCATCCAGAACATCCCCGGAAACGCGCTCGACCTCGCGGCCGAGGACAACCGGACGATCCGCCTGATCGGCGAGGCGACACCCGACGGGGTTCAGGTCGCACCAAAGCTCGTTCCACAGAACGGCGTCCTTGCCGTGACGGGGACCCGGAACATCATCCAGTTTGAGACCGAGAACGCAGGGGAACTGAACGTAAGCGGTCGCGGTGCGGGCGGTCCCGAGACGGCAACAGCCGTGCTCGCGGACGTCGGACGACTGCCACCGCTCGAATAG
- a CDS encoding zinc ribbon domain-containing protein yields the protein MSEMQSESPRPDEQFCQSCGETIKKEAEVCPNCGVRQKGASGGEIKNAGVAALLSFLFGGGGQIYNGQIGKGIGIIVLQFINVMLMFVLIGFLTYPATLAYATYDAYNVANKINNGEIEP from the coding sequence ATGTCCGAGATGCAATCGGAGTCACCGAGACCTGATGAACAATTCTGTCAAAGTTGCGGGGAGACGATAAAAAAGGAAGCCGAGGTGTGTCCGAACTGCGGAGTGAGGCAGAAAGGTGCTTCGGGAGGAGAAATCAAGAACGCAGGCGTTGCAGCGCTTCTTTCCTTCCTTTTCGGTGGTGGCGGTCAGATCTACAACGGTCAGATCGGCAAAGGCATCGGGATCATCGTTCTTCAGTTCATCAACGTTATGTTGATGTTCGTACTGATCGGGTTCTTGACGTATCCCGCAACGCTGGCATACGCAACGTACGATGCGTACAACGTTGCCAACAAGATCAATAACGGCGAGATAGAACCGTAG
- a CDS encoding Brp/Blh family beta-carotene 15,15'-dioxygenase → MGTGTWQLAETRTRRIENWTIQASRGALLALFVVFAAAGLTGSIPSLEVQMIIYLVGMVGLNLPHGGYEHFENLRRRGLPMGAKYVAMYVSFVAGFIVLFFIAPLIALSLAFATAVAKGGHGDLRVMDALVGSDHLQSDLQRGLAAFVRGGAVMIVPLVFWPETFYGFASYMVSMFDPGAVGALHTRMELVTPIFGGAYGLAVVAHLVWGYATSGGSTAWLADLGETSLLVGYFAAVPVVVSIGLYFPLWYSMRQSGRTFAAHRKEPAEDEQGLPVPIVWGVLIVGALATGLVAATLWLVAPNPLGTQGLLPGLVAFYTIFICIVALPHVVVGEWLDFKRGIWYVP, encoded by the coding sequence ATGGGGACGGGAACGTGGCAACTCGCCGAGACACGGACGAGACGGATCGAGAACTGGACGATACAGGCATCCCGCGGAGCCTTGCTTGCGCTGTTTGTCGTCTTCGCCGCTGCAGGACTGACGGGGTCGATCCCCTCCCTGGAGGTGCAGATGATCATCTACCTCGTCGGAATGGTCGGGCTGAACCTCCCACACGGCGGCTACGAACACTTTGAGAACCTCCGGCGCAGGGGGCTCCCGATGGGCGCGAAGTACGTCGCGATGTACGTGAGTTTCGTTGCTGGATTCATCGTACTGTTTTTCATCGCGCCGCTGATCGCGCTCTCGCTGGCGTTTGCCACGGCTGTCGCGAAGGGCGGCCACGGCGATCTTCGAGTGATGGACGCGCTCGTCGGGAGCGATCACCTGCAAAGCGATCTCCAGCGGGGCCTCGCCGCGTTCGTTCGCGGTGGCGCGGTGATGATCGTCCCGCTCGTCTTCTGGCCCGAGACGTTCTACGGCTTTGCCTCCTACATGGTGTCGATGTTCGACCCGGGTGCCGTGGGCGCACTTCACACCCGAATGGAGCTCGTGACCCCGATCTTCGGTGGTGCGTACGGACTCGCGGTCGTCGCCCATCTGGTCTGGGGCTACGCGACGAGTGGTGGCTCGACGGCGTGGCTCGCCGACCTCGGTGAGACCTCCCTGCTGGTTGGCTACTTCGCCGCCGTCCCGGTCGTCGTCTCGATCGGGCTGTACTTCCCGCTGTGGTACTCGATGCGACAGTCCGGCCGGACGTTCGCCGCTCACCGGAAAGAGCCCGCAGAGGACGAACAGGGGCTCCCCGTTCCGATCGTGTGGGGCGTCCTGATCGTCGGGGCGCTGGCGACCGGTCTCGTCGCGGCGACGCTGTGGCTCGTCGCGCCGAACCCCCTCGGAACACAGGGGCTCCTCCCCGGACTGGTCGCGTTCTATACGATCTTCATCTGTATCGTCGCCCTGCCACACGTCGTCGTCGGCGAGTGGCTCGACTTCAAGCGCGGTATCTGGTACGTACCCTGA
- a CDS encoding DUF1611 domain-containing protein, with amino-acid sequence MRVAVLAHGKFPDRAKTAVGVLRYADYDVVSVIDRDHAGSRVTDHVPGVQDAPVVAGFGEVPEPVDALLIGIAPIGGGFDESWRPDVLAALSRGCDVIAGLHYFLNDDEEFVSLAAENDCELRDVRRPPDDLSVSEGLAGAVDAEVILTVGTDCSVGKMTTTMELARAAKAAGHEAAVIPTGQTGIMIEGWGTPIDRVVSDFTAGAVEAMIRKKGDDYEYLFVEGQGSIVHPAYSAVTCGILHGAMPDALVLCHEADRDRIHGYEPFPLPSIEEYVDLYEGLAAPVSDASVVAGALNTSDLGDAAARDALVDFESAIDAPATDVLRYDIDDVLEAIV; translated from the coding sequence ATGCGCGTCGCCGTACTTGCCCACGGGAAGTTCCCCGACCGGGCAAAGACTGCCGTAGGAGTCCTCAGATACGCCGACTACGATGTCGTCTCCGTCATCGACAGGGACCATGCGGGCTCGCGAGTCACCGATCACGTCCCCGGTGTTCAGGATGCACCCGTCGTCGCTGGCTTCGGCGAGGTGCCGGAGCCGGTCGACGCCCTCCTGATCGGTATCGCACCGATCGGCGGCGGCTTTGACGAGTCCTGGCGGCCGGATGTCCTTGCTGCACTCTCACGGGGCTGTGACGTGATCGCCGGACTGCATTATTTTCTCAACGACGATGAGGAGTTCGTCAGTCTCGCCGCCGAAAATGACTGCGAGCTGCGGGACGTCCGGCGACCACCTGACGATCTCTCTGTAAGCGAGGGCCTTGCAGGTGCGGTCGACGCCGAAGTGATCCTGACCGTCGGCACCGACTGCTCGGTCGGCAAGATGACGACGACGATGGAACTCGCGCGGGCCGCGAAGGCGGCCGGACACGAGGCCGCCGTGATCCCCACCGGTCAGACCGGGATTATGATCGAGGGGTGGGGGACGCCGATCGACCGCGTGGTGAGTGACTTCACCGCTGGCGCGGTCGAGGCGATGATCCGAAAGAAAGGAGACGACTACGAGTACCTGTTCGTCGAGGGGCAGGGCAGCATCGTCCACCCCGCCTACTCGGCGGTCACCTGTGGCATTCTCCACGGTGCGATGCCGGACGCGCTGGTGCTCTGTCACGAGGCCGACCGGGACCGGATCCACGGCTACGAGCCGTTTCCGCTCCCGTCGATCGAGGAGTATGTCGACCTGTACGAGGGCCTTGCCGCTCCGGTGAGTGACGCGTCAGTCGTGGCTGGAGCGCTGAATACGAGCGACCTCGGGGACGCAGCAGCGCGAGACGCGCTGGTCGACTTCGAATCCGCGATCGACGCCCCGGCAACTGACGTGTTGCGGTACGACATCGATGACGTACTGGAGGCGATCGTATGA
- the rpsJ gene encoding 30S ribosomal protein S10 produces the protein MQQARVRLAGTNPEDLDDITADVRDIADKTGVALSGPIPLPTKTLEIPTRKSPDGEGTATWEHWEMRVHKRLIDLDADERALRQLMRIQVPNDVSIEIVLED, from the coding sequence ATGCAGCAAGCACGTGTCCGCCTCGCGGGAACCAACCCCGAGGATCTCGACGACATCACCGCGGACGTCCGCGACATCGCGGACAAAACTGGCGTTGCGCTGTCGGGGCCGATCCCGCTCCCGACCAAGACGCTGGAGATCCCCACCCGCAAGTCCCCTGACGGTGAAGGGACTGCGACGTGGGAGCACTGGGAGATGCGCGTCCACAAGCGCCTGATCGATCTGGACGCCGACGAGCGTGCGCTCCGTCAGCTCATGCGGATTCAGGTCCCCAACGACGTCAGCATCGAGATCGTTCTCGAAGACTGA